One window of the Desulfitobacterium chlororespirans DSM 11544 genome contains the following:
- a CDS encoding sensor domain-containing diguanylate cyclase, protein MLNDNISPHLFRVVFENSPIGLVVVNEDTSLKRINNYMLATFNIDPQDFHERMLGNAFKCSDIYLTGKSCGEGDHCNNCGLRKVLSTAMKEGANILETVVEHDFIIDGTNRKKWFKVSASRVETDDEVLGILSFVDITTQMEYEELLKNLLSLDAATGAMNKYALINSLKNLTTGKEGLTVAMIDIDDFKLVNDRYGHLTGDRVLNLFCSVAFTNTRKQDIVGRFGGEEFMLIFPGMVSRLVIKALQRISTSFRTACMNELGFSPTFSVGVAEFSTRKMAGMTIDAIIAEADENLYASKNAGKNRVTALGSSQVFK, encoded by the coding sequence ATGCTCAACGATAATATTTCACCCCATTTGTTTCGGGTGGTGTTTGAGAACAGTCCGATCGGGCTGGTCGTTGTGAACGAAGATACCTCTTTAAAAAGAATTAATAACTATATGCTTGCAACCTTCAATATTGATCCCCAGGACTTTCATGAGCGCATGCTCGGTAACGCATTCAAATGTTCTGATATATATTTGACCGGGAAAAGCTGTGGAGAGGGCGACCACTGCAATAACTGCGGCCTGCGCAAGGTTCTCAGTACCGCCATGAAGGAAGGCGCCAATATCCTGGAAACGGTTGTCGAACACGATTTCATAATTGATGGGACCAATCGGAAGAAGTGGTTTAAGGTAAGCGCATCACGTGTTGAAACAGATGATGAAGTGCTTGGCATCCTGTCTTTCGTAGATATCACAACCCAAATGGAATATGAAGAATTGCTCAAAAACCTGCTTTCGCTGGATGCTGCGACAGGAGCAATGAATAAATATGCTCTTATTAACTCACTAAAGAATCTCACGACCGGGAAGGAGGGTCTGACAGTGGCCATGATCGACATTGACGATTTTAAATTAGTAAATGATCGGTATGGTCATTTGACAGGGGACAGGGTTCTCAACCTGTTCTGCTCCGTAGCCTTCACAAACACACGCAAACAGGACATCGTAGGAAGGTTTGGCGGTGAAGAGTTTATGCTGATCTTTCCTGGTATGGTTTCCCGGCTTGTAATCAAAGCTCTGCAGCGAATTTCAACTTCATTTCGCACTGCCTGTATGAACGAACTCGGCTTTTCACCTACATTCAGCGTGGGAGTCGCAGAGTTTTCAACTAGAAAAATGGCCGGAATGACCATCGATGCTATTATCGCTGAAGCAGATGAAAACCTGTACGCTTCAAAGAACGCAGGGAAAAACAGAGTAACAGCGTTAGGAAGCAGCCAGGTTTTCAAGTGA
- a CDS encoding YcaO-like family protein: MGKGRVATTVNGEFKLIQCSPSALDAVLALIDGQNTFEQIEQNLQSKYPLDGIRTYLSILLQEQVIEEAADSPPGNPHPSTVLVVGEGRMAQILKEQAPRRNMKLLSFPAENASSLPDILDFAADLAVIAPSAAHYGQIFELNSAFIQRNIPFVSCYYNGSAVVVGPFVIPGKTSCLECAATYHLEELNRKLRPSQRLPIAEISDLQMAYPIPDAFKDSLLEYLGDMILEEIGQFLNGSPSLHLLDSEKHFFSGHCTPQEIKTAPTTACQCCHGLSRTYIRQGETSLPGFTEVFSPGHRPIRYTTGGFRSCSPEDTQNFIREALRKTGLDIKITRVENNPFDRFLPVFRGSVKANHHNQTPYYFKDLVVHGKGLHETQAFLSASYEMAERLSASFYGDLPIVEAPYRDIKERAIDLKAYVERIVNQDTSYETFRDDLPIDWVCAKSLVSGDSKFVPAHMVFLGDNRFKGQLFSNGSSGLAAGATLEDAILQGLFEVIEHDAWMIGQANRFTLPLVDHASSGNQQLKDLIHGIHSLGYRVITRDYTNDLGFPVFRTWIVNPNSYTHYGLSGFGASLSAEIALERSVTEAIQSSDNRSVARKTFFGRHRAAHLADASDSIYSLDYFHQRDILGQGAVNKVPDSLAIRDKSVRDLIDMTIEQLRSNMPDCDVLYVDLSREVLNIPAVRVIVTGDIQLLNYPLVLVSPRTYHFGTAMQYSQSPAAYKDLYLGRYPH; this comes from the coding sequence TTGGGAAAGGGCCGTGTAGCCACCACTGTGAACGGTGAGTTTAAGCTTATCCAGTGCTCACCTTCCGCCCTTGATGCGGTGCTCGCTCTGATCGATGGCCAAAACACTTTTGAGCAGATTGAACAGAACCTGCAAAGCAAGTACCCCCTGGATGGAATTCGGACCTATTTATCCATACTGCTTCAAGAGCAGGTCATTGAAGAAGCTGCCGACAGCCCCCCCGGCAATCCGCATCCGTCAACCGTGCTTGTGGTGGGTGAGGGCAGAATGGCACAGATCTTGAAAGAGCAGGCCCCCCGGAGGAATATGAAGCTCCTCTCCTTCCCTGCTGAAAACGCCTCATCTCTCCCCGATATCCTCGATTTTGCAGCCGACCTTGCCGTCATAGCGCCTTCCGCCGCCCATTACGGCCAAATCTTCGAGCTGAACAGCGCATTTATCCAGAGGAATATCCCCTTTGTATCCTGCTACTACAATGGCAGCGCCGTGGTTGTCGGACCTTTTGTCATTCCGGGCAAAACCTCTTGCCTGGAATGCGCCGCCACTTACCACTTGGAGGAGCTCAACCGCAAATTGCGCCCCAGTCAACGGCTCCCCATCGCTGAAATTTCCGATCTGCAAATGGCCTACCCAATTCCTGATGCTTTCAAAGACTCATTATTGGAGTATTTGGGGGATATGATCCTGGAGGAGATCGGCCAATTTCTGAACGGCTCCCCTTCCCTTCATCTGCTGGATAGCGAAAAGCATTTCTTTTCCGGTCACTGCACCCCACAGGAAATCAAAACAGCCCCCACTACGGCCTGCCAATGCTGCCATGGTCTTAGCCGCACCTATATCAGGCAAGGCGAAACCAGCCTCCCGGGTTTTACGGAAGTTTTCTCGCCGGGCCACCGGCCGATCCGGTATACAACCGGAGGCTTCCGCTCCTGCAGCCCTGAAGATACACAGAACTTCATCCGGGAAGCCTTGAGGAAAACCGGGCTTGATATAAAGATCACGAGAGTGGAGAATAATCCCTTTGACCGTTTTCTGCCGGTCTTCCGCGGCAGCGTCAAGGCCAATCACCACAATCAAACCCCCTACTATTTCAAGGATTTGGTTGTACACGGCAAGGGCCTTCACGAAACACAGGCCTTCTTATCGGCATCCTATGAAATGGCGGAGCGTCTGAGTGCGAGTTTTTACGGCGACCTTCCCATCGTGGAAGCGCCCTACCGGGACATAAAAGAGCGGGCCATTGATTTGAAGGCCTATGTGGAGCGGATTGTCAACCAGGACACAAGTTACGAGACCTTCCGCGATGATCTCCCCATCGATTGGGTCTGCGCCAAGTCCCTGGTCAGCGGGGATAGCAAATTCGTACCCGCACACATGGTTTTCCTGGGAGATAATCGTTTCAAGGGGCAGCTCTTCAGCAACGGCTCATCGGGCCTGGCAGCGGGGGCAACCCTTGAGGATGCCATCCTGCAGGGATTGTTTGAGGTCATTGAACATGATGCCTGGATGATCGGGCAGGCCAACCGTTTCACATTGCCTCTGGTAGACCACGCCTCATCGGGCAATCAGCAGTTAAAAGACCTGATCCATGGGATTCATTCCCTGGGGTATCGTGTCATCACAAGGGATTACACAAACGACCTTGGCTTTCCGGTATTCCGGACATGGATCGTCAACCCCAACAGCTACACCCACTATGGGTTAAGTGGTTTTGGCGCATCCCTGTCTGCTGAAATCGCCCTGGAGCGCTCGGTGACCGAAGCCATCCAATCGTCGGATAATCGCTCCGTGGCACGTAAGACCTTTTTCGGCAGACACCGGGCCGCTCATCTCGCCGATGCCTCGGATTCCATTTACAGCCTGGACTACTTCCATCAGCGCGATATTCTGGGGCAGGGGGCAGTCAACAAGGTGCCGGACAGCTTGGCGATCAGGGATAAAAGCGTACGGGATCTCATCGATATGACCATTGAACAGCTCAGGAGCAACATGCCGGACTGCGATGTCCTCTATGTTGACTTGAGCCGGGAAGTGCTGAATATCCCGGCTGTGCGGGTGATTGTAACCGGTGACATCCAACTACTCAATTACCCCCTGGTGCTGGTAAGCCCCCGAACTTACCATTTCGGAACCGCTATGCAATATTCCCAATCTCCGGCCGCATACAAGGACCTCTACCTGGGCCGATATCCTCACTGA
- a CDS encoding GNAT family N-acetyltransferase, with protein MLIRQETKEDHDQVYELVKTAFSTIEHSDGNEQNLVAALRKGESFVPELSLVAEIDGQIAGHIMFTEGKVGQNTVLVLAPLSVLPEYQKQGVGTALIAEGHKAARELGYQYALVLGSEKYYPRSGYIPAQGLGIEVPDGMPEENFMAIQLQEKAQPIRGAVTYAKEFGI; from the coding sequence ATGCTGATAAGACAAGAAACAAAGGAAGACCATGATCAGGTATATGAGCTTGTAAAAACAGCTTTTTCAACCATAGAACACAGCGATGGGAACGAGCAGAATTTAGTGGCTGCTTTAAGAAAGGGCGAGTCCTTTGTGCCGGAGTTATCCTTAGTCGCGGAGATTGATGGCCAAATCGCCGGGCATATTATGTTCACTGAAGGGAAAGTGGGTCAGAATACAGTGCTTGTGTTAGCGCCTTTATCCGTATTGCCTGAGTATCAAAAACAGGGAGTTGGCACCGCACTTATCGCAGAGGGGCACAAGGCTGCCAGAGAATTAGGATACCAGTATGCCCTTGTATTGGGGAGTGAGAAATACTATCCCCGTTCAGGCTATATTCCCGCTCAAGGATTAGGGATTGAGGTTCCTGACGGAATGCCTGAGGAAAACTTTATGGCCATACAATTGCAGGAGAAGGCTCAACCGATCAGAGGCGCTGTAACCTATGCCAAAGAATTCGGTATTTAG
- a CDS encoding radical SAM protein: MTFEFPTETAGIYGSFAPGTKTLKLPSQTMTFHPSWEDETGRLYIIFSTECNLRCVYCFQNGMRRSNGDLDIGQLHTYIGELQNEIQEIVLFGGEPLLHSNLEIIASVLERFDYLRFIIFTNGNFDREYLDLIDRYSYTIAGITISLDGPREIHNRRRINPRRDSYAAIMENLLALAKLGVNTTVSINVDRSNAGAIHRLFDDILKFASLHTMNYMLNPVKYIQNALTYQDLFDLYFSLKSRYPLKIFLNNRLIDNLSSLFANKPLSRARCNLAKTLVLNIPEGSIFACPQNAATKIGSMTPQGITVDKTPIDHYLSLTRYSNAKCGACDLNYLCPFGCPFIETESDCRNVVELLLQKALDHFELLVDVKELGM; encoded by the coding sequence GTGACTTTTGAATTTCCCACGGAAACAGCAGGGATCTATGGCAGCTTTGCGCCAGGCACCAAGACCCTGAAACTCCCTTCTCAAACAATGACCTTCCACCCTAGCTGGGAGGACGAGACCGGCAGACTGTACATCATCTTCTCCACGGAATGCAACCTGAGATGCGTCTATTGCTTTCAAAACGGCATGCGGCGTTCCAACGGGGATTTGGATATCGGACAACTGCATACCTATATCGGAGAACTGCAAAACGAGATCCAGGAAATCGTTCTGTTTGGAGGCGAGCCCTTGCTGCACAGCAATCTTGAAATTATCGCTTCTGTTTTGGAACGCTTCGACTATCTCCGCTTTATTATTTTTACCAACGGCAATTTTGACAGGGAGTATCTGGATTTAATCGATCGATACAGCTACACCATCGCCGGTATCACCATCTCCCTGGACGGTCCCCGGGAAATCCACAACCGCAGGCGTATAAACCCAAGGCGGGATTCCTATGCTGCCATTATGGAAAACCTGCTGGCCCTGGCCAAGCTTGGTGTCAATACCACGGTATCCATCAATGTTGACCGGTCCAATGCCGGGGCAATCCACCGGCTGTTCGACGATATCCTGAAATTCGCAAGCCTCCACACCATGAACTACATGCTCAATCCGGTAAAATATATCCAAAACGCCCTCACCTACCAGGATTTATTCGACCTGTATTTTTCCCTGAAATCCCGCTATCCACTGAAAATCTTCTTGAACAACCGGCTTATCGATAACTTATCCAGCCTGTTTGCCAACAAGCCCTTATCCAGAGCCCGCTGCAACCTGGCGAAAACCCTCGTTCTCAATATCCCCGAAGGCAGCATCTTCGCCTGCCCCCAAAACGCCGCTACCAAAATCGGGAGCATGACCCCACAGGGAATCACGGTTGATAAAACACCGATTGACCATTATCTCTCTCTGACCAGGTACAGCAATGCCAAATGCGGGGCCTGTGATCTGAATTATCTCTGTCCCTTCGGCTGCCCTTTCATTGAAACGGAATCGGATTGCCGTAACGTGGTGGAGCTCCTGCTGCAAAAGGCCCTGGATCATTTCGAGCTGCTGGTTGATGTAAAGGAGTTGGGTATGTAG